TTCCGCGGCGCCCGGCTCAGTCGCATGTCCGCGCTGCTCACGAGCGATTCTTCACGGCAGTTCCTCGACCGGATGTCGGCCATGGATGTGCTGGCGGCACAGAAGTCGGAAGCGCTCGGGGCGTACCGCGGCGCGACGACCGAAGCCGGTCAAGCGCGTTCCACCTCGGCCGAGGCGCGGAAGAAGGCTCAGGAGGCCACGGACACCGCCGAGCGCACCGCTGAACAGGTGCGTGAACGCAAGCGCACGCTCGACGGTCAGATCAAGGAAGTCCGTCGCGCTCTGGGCCAGTTGCCCTCCGACGAGAAGGCCGCATTGGGCAAGGTCCAGGACAACGGTTCCTACCTTGGCCCGCCGGGTGCCGCCAACGACGCACTGCAGGCCGCGTTGTCCAAGCGTGGTTCCGAATATCAATGGGGCGCCACCGGCCCGCGCGAGTTCGACTGCTCCGGGCTGACCTCATGGGCCTACAAGCAGGCGGGGATCTCGATCCCGCGGACCAGCCGGCAGCAGTACACGGCTGGGAAGCCGGTTTCCCTCAACGCCTTGCAGCCGGGGGACTTGCTGTTCTTCGATGACGGCACCGGAAATCCGGGAGCCATCCATCACGTGGGCATGTTCGTCGGGAACGGCAAAATGGTCGATGCGCCCACTGAAGGCCAGTTGGTCGACGTGCGGTCGATGAAGGGTGACGGTCATCTGATGGGCGCCCGGCGCATCGTCGGCTGAGGATCGCGAGCCGGCAGGATCACCGAGATCCACCACGTCGAAGAGCTGCTCAAGCCGCCCCGGCAGATCAGCGCCTGACGGGGCCGCGGCCGACAGCTGTCCACAAGCGACAGCCGCAGCTGGGTCAGAGGATGCCTGCGGTCCTCGCGGCGTGAACCGCCGCGGTGCGGTTGTGGACTTCGAGCTTGCGCATCGCGCTGCGCAGGTACGCCTTGACGGTCTCCGGGCTCAGGCCGAGCCGCTGGGCGGCCTCGGCGTTGCTGGCGCCGAGTGCGACCAGGCGCAGCGCGTCGACCTCGCGCGCGGTGAGGACGGTGCCGGACGCCGGGGCGAGCGGCTCGCCGCCGAGTTGCCGGTGGATGCGGGCCAGCTTGTCGCGCAGGCCGGGGTCGTCGGTGGTGCGGATGAGCGCCGTCAGGTCGGAGAGCGCGGCCTTGACGTCGGGTGACTGGATCGGGGCGGGACGCCGGATGAGGCCGTCGAGTTCGTTCTCCAGCTTCTTGGCGACGACGCCCGCGTGCCGCAGGGCGACCTGGCCGATCGGGGTGTCGCCGCGGACGGCGCCGTAGATGACCCCGCCGACCTGGCCGTCGAGCTTGATCGGGAAGGCGAAGATCGAGGTCAGCCGCTCGTGGTCGACCACGATCCGGTCGTAGTCATGGGTGATCGCCTTGTTCGTGGCGTAGTCGTTGACCAGGAACGGGCTGCCGCGCTTGATGGCCGTGCCGCCGAGGCCGCGGCCACCGGGCACGACCAGGCCGTTCAGCGACTGGGTCAGCGTGCCGAACAGTTGATTGATGACCAGGCGGCTGGTGCCCGCGCGCCCGTGACGGACCGCGCCGCCGAACACGACCGGGAGCCCGGTCGCCTGCCGCAGGAGCGGAAGCCGCCGGACGAGCAGGTTCTCGATCAGTTCCCGCTTCAGGTCATCATCGACCACGGTCGTTCCTCTTCGTCCCAACCCCTTGTGGCGGCAAGTGTCACCGATCGCCGCGAACGAGCCTACCCCCGTACGGGTGTAGTGGCCCGCGAGCACGGGCGTCACTCTCCTTCCTAACCAAACGGGGGCTCGAAGAGGAGGCAGCGAATGTCCACTGAGGCCTCGACGCCGGCGGAAATGCGCCGGATCGCGATCGCGAGCTGTGTCGGCACGACGATCGAGTTCTACGACTTCTTCATCTACGGCACCGCGGCGGCCCTGGTGTTCCCCACGGTGTTCTTCCCCGCGCTGGGACCGGCGGCCGGCGCGGTGGCCTCGTTCGCCACCTTCGCCGTGGCGTTCTTCGCCAGGCCCGTCGGCGCGGTCCTGTTCGGACACTACGGCGACCGGATCGGCCGCAAGCGCACGCTGATCTCGACCCTGTTGCTGATGGGCATCGCGACCGTACTCATCGGACTGCTGCCCGGCGCGGCGACGATCGGCGCCGCCGCGCCGATCGCGCTGGTGGTGCTGCGGTTCCTGCAGGGCTTCGCGGTCGGCGGCGAGTGGGCGGGCGCGAACCTGCTCACCGCGGAGTACGCCCCGCCGGGCGAGCGCGGCAGGTACGCGACCTTCCCCCAGCTCGGCCCGGCCATCGCCTTCGCCTTGACGAGCGCGACGTTCCTGGTCACCGGCCTGGTGATGGGGGACAAGGACTCGACGTTCCTGGAGTACGGCTGGCGCATCCCGTTCCTGCTGAGCGTGGTGCTGATCGGCGTCGGGCTCTACGTCCGGCTGAAGATCGAGGAGACCCCGGTGTTCCGCGCGGCCCAGGCCACCCGGCAACCGGCCAAGCGCACGCCGTTCCTCGCGGTGCTCGTCAGCCAGCCCAAGGAGGTGCTCCTGTCGGCGGGTTCGCTGACGATGGTGTTCGCGTTCTTCTACATGGGCACGGCGTACCTGACCGCATACGGCGTCAACCCGCAGGGTGCCGGGCTGAGCAGGCCGACGGTGCTGGTGCTCGGCATCGTCGCCGCCGCGGTGTTCGGCGTGGCGACCGTCGTGGCGGGTGTGCTGTCCGACCGGGCCGGTCGCAAGCGGGTCATCATGGCCTCCTGTGCCGTCGGCGCGGTGTGGGCGCTGCTGTTGTTCCCGCTGCTCGACACCCGCTCCCCGCTGGCCTTCGGCATCGGGATCACCGTGACGCTGGCGATCTTCGCGGTGTCCTACGGGCCCGCCGGGGCGTTCCTGCCCGAGTTGTTCCACACCCGCCACCGCTACACCGGCGCGGGCCTGGGCTACAACCTCGCCGGCATTCTCGGCGGCGCGGTGCCGCCGCTGCTGGCACCCCAGCTGACCAGCGCTTTCGGCAGCATCGCGCTCGGCGTGATGCTCTCGGTGACCGCGGTGATCAGCTTTCTCTGCACCCGCGCGCTGACCGAGACCGCCGGACGCGCCACCCTGCACACCACCGAAGGAGACGACCTTGTCGACGCCAACGGCGCATGACCGCTACCGCGCGAGCCGCGACCAGTTGTTCGCACTGGGGGACAGGCCCGACGCCGAGGCGGAATTCGACTGGCCGACGTTCGACGGCCCGTTCAACTGGGCGCACGACTGGTTCGACGTCATCGCGCGGGGCAACGAGCGGACCGCGCTGCACATCGTCGAGGAGAACGGCGACCAGGCCCGGTACTCGTTCGACGAGCTGGCCCGCCGGTCCGACCAGGTGGCCAACTGGCTCGCGGCGCGGGGGATCGGCCGGGGTGACTCGGTGCTGGTCATGCTCGGCAACCAGGTCGAGCTGTGGGAGTCGATGCTCGCGGTGATGAAGCTCGGCGCGGTGATCATGCCGACCACCACCGCGCTCGGCGCCGCCGACCTGGCCGACCGGGTGACCCGGGGCGCCGCGAAGGCGGTCATCGCCAACACCGCCGACGCCCCGAAGTTCGACGCCGGCCTCGGCCTGATCCGCGTCGCGGTCGGCGGCGCCGAGGGCTGGCTCGACTTCGCCGACGCGGCCACCGCACCGGACACCCCGCTCGCCCATCCCGGTACGGCCGCCGACGACCGGCTGCTCCTCTACTTCACCTCCGGCACCACCAGCAGGCCCAAGCTGGTCGAGCACACTCAGCAGTCCTATCCGGTCGGTCACCTGTCGACGCTGTACTGGCTGGGCATCCGGCCGGGCGACGTGCACCTCAACATCAGCTCGCCCGGCTGGGCCAAGCACGCGTGGAGCTGCTTCTTCGCGCCATGGATCGCCGAGGCGACGATCTTCATCCACAACTACACGCGGTTCGACCCCGCCGCGGTGCTGCGGACGATTCGCGAGGCGGGCGTGACCACGTTCTGCGCACCACCGACGGTCTGGCGCATGCTGATCAAGGCCGACCTCTCCGGCGGACCGGGCGCGCTGCGTGAGGTGATCGCCGCTGGCGAGCCGCTCAATCCCGAGGTCATCGCCCAGGTGGACCGGGCATGGGGCCTGACGCTGCGCGACGGCTTCGGGCAGACCGAGACGACCGCGCAGGTCGGCAACGCCCCGGGCGCGACGGTCAAGCCAGGGTCGATGGGCAGGCCGCTGCCGGGCGTGCCGGTGGTACTGGTCGACGTCGCCACCGGGGAGCCCGCCGACGAAGGCGAGCTGTGCCTGGACCTGCGCCATCGACCGCCCAGCCTGATGGCCGGCTACCACGGTGACCCCGAACGCACGGCCGAGGCGATGGCGAACGGGTACTACCACACCGGCGACGTCGCACGACGTGACGAAGACGGCTACCTGTTCTACATCGGACGCACCGACGACGTGTTCAAGGCGTCGGACTACAAGGTGTCGCCGTTCGAACTGGAGAGCGTCCTCATCGGACACCCCGCGGTGACCGAGGCCGCCGTGGTGCCCGCGCCGGACCCGCTGCGGCTGGCCGTCCCGAAGGCGTACGTCGCGCTGACCCCGGGTTGGGAACCCGGCCGGACCACCGCGCTGTCGATTCTGCGCTACGCCAGGGAAAACCTCGCGCCGTTCCTCCGCGTGCGCAGGCTGGAATTCTACGACCTGCCGAAGACGGTCTCCGGCAAGATTCGCCGCGTCGAGTTGCGGGCCCGCGAGGTGGACGATCCCGGGACCGCCGCCACCCGCGAATGGCGCGACGACCAGTTCCCGGAACTGCGCGGATGACCCGCTTCGGAGTTCATCGTGGATTCACCTACCAGGCCAGTGGCCGCCGGTCGAGGAAGAAGCCGCCGGTCGGGCCGTCGCCGGGTAGCGTGGCCAGCCAGACGGGCGTGTCCGCGCCCTGTTCGGGGGTGCGGGTGGCGCGCGGGCTCATCGCCGTGCGGACCCAGCCCGGCGACGCCGCGTTGACCAGGATCCCGGTGCCCGCGAGTTCCGCGGCGAGCAGCCTGGTCAACGCATTCAGCGACGCCTTCGAGATCCGGTAGCCCGGCTCCGTCGGCCGGTCCATCAGCGTGAGCGAGCCGAGCGTGCTGCTCACGTTCACGATCCGGCCGTAGCCGGCCGCGCGCATCGGCGGGATCACCGCCTGCGCGCAACGCCAGGTGCCGAGCAGGTTCGTCTCCCACACCGCGGCCGCCCGGCCGAGATCGGCCGAGGCCGGGAGCTGCCCGTTGTCGGTGACGCCCGCGTTGTTGACCAGGATGTCGAGCCTGCCCTCCCGGTCGAGTACCCGCCGGACCGCGGAGTCGACATCGGACTGTTCCCGCACGTCGAGTCGTACCGTGTTCGGCAGGTCGCCGGGCTCGCGCACACCACGCCACACCCGCACGCCGCGCTCGGCGAGGCCGCGTGCGATCGCCGCCCCGATTCCCCGGTTCGCGCCGGTGACCAGCGCTGTCCTCACGGTCATGCGCACGAGTTGTAACGCAGGCGGAGCACGAGGGGAACGGGCGAGGGGAAAGACCGGACGTTGTGTCAACGTCGGACCGGCACGACGAGACACCATGGCCCTGTCGCGGCCGCGGGGTGATCGCGCACAGTGGACCGAACCCGCCTTCCCCACGGTGAAAGGCAGTTCCGATGACCACTTTGGATGATGTGCCGGTCACCCGCTTCCACCGGCGGCTCGTCACCGTCGCCATGGGCGGGCCGTTCTGCGACGGCTACCTGCTCGGGATCATCGCGGTCGCGCTCGGCCAGCTCACCCCGCAACTCGGGCTCGGCTCGGTGTGGTCGGGCCTGATCGCCAGTTCCGCGCTGATCGGCGTGTTCATCGGCGCCATGGTGTTCGGCGCGATCACCGACCGCATCGGGCGCAGGCTGATGTACGTCCTGAATCTCGCGGTGTTCGTGGCCGCCTCGGTTCCGCAGTTCTTCGTGACCGAGGCGTGGCAGCTCTTCGTGCTGCGGCTGATCATCGGCATCGCGGTCGGCGCCGACTATCCCATCGCGTCGGCGATCACCGCGGAACTCGTTCCCCGCAAGCTCCGCGGCCCCGCGTTGTCCGGGCTGATCCTGTCCTGGTGGATCGGCTACGGCGTCAGCTACTGGGTCGGGCTCGCGCTCAAGCAACTCGGTGACGACGGCTGGCGGTGGATGCTGCTCTCCGGCGCGGTCCCGGCGGTGGTGTTCCTGCTGATGCGAACGGGCGTCCCGGAGTCACCACGCTGGCTGGCCTCCCGCGGCCGGATCGACGAGGCCACCGAGATCGTGCGCAAGTTCGTCGGCCCGCGGGTGTCGGTCGACGACCTGGTGCGGGAGAGCGCCGTCCCCAAGCGCGGCGGCTCGGGCCTCGGCAACATCGCCGAACTGTTCCGCCGCGGTTACACCAAGACGGTCGTCTTCTGCTCGGCGTTCTTCCTGTGCCAGGTCGCGACCGGGTACGCGATCAGGACGTTCCAGCCGGAGATCCTGGAGAAGATGGGCGTCGGCAACGCGACCGCCAGCTCGGCGATCCTGATGCTGATCCCGATCCTCGGCGTGTCCACCGGGCTGTTGCTGGTGAACCGGATCGGCAGGCGCCCGCTGCTGATCGCCACCTTCGTGGCCATCTTCGTGTCGCTGTTGTGCCTCGCCGTGCTGCCGTTGTCCCTCGCGCTGCCGATCATCCTGCTGTTCGTGCTGTTCCACTTCGCCGAGGCGGCGGGCAGCGCGCTGCAGTTCCTCTATCCGAGCGAGTTGTTCCCCACCGATCTGCGGGCGACCGGGGTCGGCTTCGCCTCGGCGATGAGCCGGTTCGGCTCGGCGGGCGGCACGTTCTTCCTGCCGCTGCTGATCGCCGGGATCGGCAACGCGGGCACGCTGCTGGTCGGTGCGGCGATCACGCTCGTCGGCCTCGGGGTCTCGCTCGCGCTCGCCCCGGAAACCAAGGGCCTCGCCCTCACCGATGCCGGTCACCACGAAGAAACCGCTGAGGAAAGGACACTTTCGTGAGGAACATCGCCACCTTCGACTGCTACCGCACGCTCGTGGATTTCGATCTCGAGTCGGCGACCCGCGCGATACTCGGCGAACGGTTCGCCGAGTACGAAGTGGACGAACAGAAGTTCAACAACGATGCCAAAGCGATCCGCTTCCACGCCGTTGTCGACGAATACCGGCCCTACCGCGAAGTGCTGCGGCGCACGTTGCGCAGTGTGATGCTGCTGCACGGGCTCGCCTACACCGACGAGGACGGCGAAGCGCTGATCGAGGCGGTCAAGGGATTCCAGCCGTTCCCCGAGGTGCCCCCGGCGCTGCGCAGGCTGCGGGAAGGCGGGTTCGCGCTGGCGATCATCTCGAACAGCGAGGACGACCTGATCAGCTACAGCGTGGACAACATCGGCGTCGAATTCGACCACGTGGTCACCGCGGAGCAGGCGGGCGCGTACAAGCCACTGCCACAGGCGTTCGAGCACCTGATGTCGGTGATCGGGCGCAAACCGGACGAGATCGTGCACGTGGCGCAGGGCTGGGACTACGACATCATCCCGACCAAGCGTTATCCGGGCATGCAACGCGTCTGGGTCAACCGCTACCGGCAACCGGGTTCGGCGGCGTACCGGCCCTACGACGAGATCTTCGACCTGGCCCCGCTTCCGGCCCTGCTCGGCGTATGACGATCAACGGGGAGATTTCGCACTGGTTCGACGCCACCACACCCGGCTACCGGCAGGCGCTGCCGGGCGACCGCGACGCCGACGTGTGCGTCGTCGGCGCGGGCCTGACCGGGCTGTGGACCGCGTACTACCTCGCCCGCGCCGATCCTGGCCTGCGGATCACCGTGCTGGAGGCCGAGTTCGCCGGTTTCGGGGCGTCCGGGCGCAACGGTGGCTGGGCTTCCGGCCTGCTGCCAGGGTCACGCCGGCGCTGGGCGAAGCGGCACGGTCGCGGCGCGGTACTGGACATGCAGCACGAGATGAACGCGACGGTCGACGAGGTGATCGAGGTCGCCGGCCGGGAAGGCATCGACGCGGACATCGTCAAGGGCGGCACGCTCCGCGTCGCGCGCACCCCCGCGCAAGCCCGCAGGCTCCGGCATGCGGTGGCCACCGACCACGAATGGGGTGTGCCCGAGGTCGAGTTGCTCGGCCGGGACGAGGCGGCGGCGCGGCTGCGGGTGGCCGGGACGGTGGCGGCGATGTGGACCCCGCACTGCGCGCGGCTCCAGCCCGCGGCACTGGTGCGCGGGCTCGCCGCGACGGTGGAGCGGCTCGGCGTGCGGATCCACGAA
The genomic region above belongs to Amycolatopsis sp. YIM 10 and contains:
- a CDS encoding C40 family peptidase, which produces MRRYQELGAEAAKTDEDLKQAEEDLKARRAERDQADTNLASATEALERTQGTEEEFRGEVDEFTSASFRGARLSRMSALLTSDSSRQFLDRMSAMDVLAAQKSEALGAYRGATTEAGQARSTSAEARKKAQEATDTAERTAEQVRERKRTLDGQIKEVRRALGQLPSDEKAALGKVQDNGSYLGPPGAANDALQAALSKRGSEYQWGATGPREFDCSGLTSWAYKQAGISIPRTSRQQYTAGKPVSLNALQPGDLLFFDDGTGNPGAIHHVGMFVGNGKMVDAPTEGQLVDVRSMKGDGHLMGARRIVG
- a CDS encoding LuxR C-terminal-related transcriptional regulator — protein: MVDDDLKRELIENLLVRRLPLLRQATGLPVVFGGAVRHGRAGTSRLVINQLFGTLTQSLNGLVVPGGRGLGGTAIKRGSPFLVNDYATNKAITHDYDRIVVDHERLTSIFAFPIKLDGQVGGVIYGAVRGDTPIGQVALRHAGVVAKKLENELDGLIRRPAPIQSPDVKAALSDLTALIRTTDDPGLRDKLARIHRQLGGEPLAPASGTVLTAREVDALRLVALGASNAEAAQRLGLSPETVKAYLRSAMRKLEVHNRTAAVHAARTAGIL
- a CDS encoding MFS transporter, with translation MSTEASTPAEMRRIAIASCVGTTIEFYDFFIYGTAAALVFPTVFFPALGPAAGAVASFATFAVAFFARPVGAVLFGHYGDRIGRKRTLISTLLLMGIATVLIGLLPGAATIGAAAPIALVVLRFLQGFAVGGEWAGANLLTAEYAPPGERGRYATFPQLGPAIAFALTSATFLVTGLVMGDKDSTFLEYGWRIPFLLSVVLIGVGLYVRLKIEETPVFRAAQATRQPAKRTPFLAVLVSQPKEVLLSAGSLTMVFAFFYMGTAYLTAYGVNPQGAGLSRPTVLVLGIVAAAVFGVATVVAGVLSDRAGRKRVIMASCAVGAVWALLLFPLLDTRSPLAFGIGITVTLAIFAVSYGPAGAFLPELFHTRHRYTGAGLGYNLAGILGGAVPPLLAPQLTSAFGSIALGVMLSVTAVISFLCTRALTETAGRATLHTTEGDDLVDANGA
- a CDS encoding AMP-binding protein, coding for MSTPTAHDRYRASRDQLFALGDRPDAEAEFDWPTFDGPFNWAHDWFDVIARGNERTALHIVEENGDQARYSFDELARRSDQVANWLAARGIGRGDSVLVMLGNQVELWESMLAVMKLGAVIMPTTTALGAADLADRVTRGAAKAVIANTADAPKFDAGLGLIRVAVGGAEGWLDFADAATAPDTPLAHPGTAADDRLLLYFTSGTTSRPKLVEHTQQSYPVGHLSTLYWLGIRPGDVHLNISSPGWAKHAWSCFFAPWIAEATIFIHNYTRFDPAAVLRTIREAGVTTFCAPPTVWRMLIKADLSGGPGALREVIAAGEPLNPEVIAQVDRAWGLTLRDGFGQTETTAQVGNAPGATVKPGSMGRPLPGVPVVLVDVATGEPADEGELCLDLRHRPPSLMAGYHGDPERTAEAMANGYYHTGDVARRDEDGYLFYIGRTDDVFKASDYKVSPFELESVLIGHPAVTEAAVVPAPDPLRLAVPKAYVALTPGWEPGRTTALSILRYARENLAPFLRVRRLEFYDLPKTVSGKIRRVELRAREVDDPGTAATREWRDDQFPELRG
- a CDS encoding SDR family NAD(P)-dependent oxidoreductase encodes the protein MTVRTALVTGANRGIGAAIARGLAERGVRVWRGVREPGDLPNTVRLDVREQSDVDSAVRRVLDREGRLDILVNNAGVTDNGQLPASADLGRAAAVWETNLLGTWRCAQAVIPPMRAAGYGRIVNVSSTLGSLTLMDRPTEPGYRISKASLNALTRLLAAELAGTGILVNAASPGWVRTAMSPRATRTPEQGADTPVWLATLPGDGPTGGFFLDRRPLAW
- a CDS encoding MFS transporter, whose amino-acid sequence is MTTLDDVPVTRFHRRLVTVAMGGPFCDGYLLGIIAVALGQLTPQLGLGSVWSGLIASSALIGVFIGAMVFGAITDRIGRRLMYVLNLAVFVAASVPQFFVTEAWQLFVLRLIIGIAVGADYPIASAITAELVPRKLRGPALSGLILSWWIGYGVSYWVGLALKQLGDDGWRWMLLSGAVPAVVFLLMRTGVPESPRWLASRGRIDEATEIVRKFVGPRVSVDDLVRESAVPKRGGSGLGNIAELFRRGYTKTVVFCSAFFLCQVATGYAIRTFQPEILEKMGVGNATASSAILMLIPILGVSTGLLLVNRIGRRPLLIATFVAIFVSLLCLAVLPLSLALPIILLFVLFHFAEAAGSALQFLYPSELFPTDLRATGVGFASAMSRFGSAGGTFFLPLLIAGIGNAGTLLVGAAITLVGLGVSLALAPETKGLALTDAGHHEETAEERTLS
- a CDS encoding haloacid dehalogenase type II, with protein sequence MRNIATFDCYRTLVDFDLESATRAILGERFAEYEVDEQKFNNDAKAIRFHAVVDEYRPYREVLRRTLRSVMLLHGLAYTDEDGEALIEAVKGFQPFPEVPPALRRLREGGFALAIISNSEDDLISYSVDNIGVEFDHVVTAEQAGAYKPLPQAFEHLMSVIGRKPDEIVHVAQGWDYDIIPTKRYPGMQRVWVNRYRQPGSAAYRPYDEIFDLAPLPALLGV